In the Elusimicrobiaceae bacterium genome, GGGCTGGGAATGTTCAAGGCGCTGTATGCGCTGTCCGGCTTTTACGCCGCGATGAAAATTTTCTATTACCTCACGGCGGGGTTCTGCCTGCTGCTGTTCGTCCTGAGCGTTTACGACTGGACGGTTTACGCGAAAACCGGCAGAAGCGAAGGGATGCTCCTGCAGCTGCCAAAAAATTTCAAGGTCTGGATCAACCGCATAACGGGCGCGCTGCTGCGCGGCAAGGAAGGGCGCAGCCCGGCAAGAATGCTGCTGGCGGCGTTCGCGGTCGGCTTTGTCGTATCGCTTATCGAAGCGGTCTGCACCGGGCAGGTGTATGTGCCCACCATAGTGTTTATAATGAAAGATCCGGAACTCCGCGTCAAGGCGGTATGGTATCTGCTTCTTTACAACGCCATGTTCATCGCGCCGCTGGTAACGGTATTCCTGCTGTCGTTCGCGGGGTTTGGATCGGAACGTTTCAACGGCTTCCTAAAAAAACATCTCGGACTGACGAAAATTCTGCTCGCGCTGGTGTTTCTGGCGCTGGCGCTGATGCTGCTGTTAAACCTGTAGCGAACACGGGGGAATCATGGCGGACAACGAAAACGGATATGTTCTGCTAAAACTTATTGTGCAGAGGAAACAGGGCGAACGGGTGCTGCAATGCGCCCTGAAAAGCGGAGCGCCGGGCGTTACCTATTACTACGCGCAAGGCTCGGGCGTGCGCGAGAAACTCGGCATTCTGGCGAAACTTATCGAAGCCGAGAAAATGATCATCGAGGTGGTGGACCGGCAGGACCGCGCCGAACTGCTGCTCGACCAGATCATCAAGGAAACCAGCATCAATCTGCCCGGAAAAGGATTTTGCTATATCACTCCGGTATCACGGGTTGAAGGATTCATGGGCGGCAGATAATGCGTAAAATATTTTTCAGTCTGTGCGCGTTTGTTATAATGGGCGGACTGGCTTCGTCGCTGCCGCACTTTCTGGGCGGGAAACTCGCCGGCCCGGGCAGCGGCGTGGCGGACGCGGCGAAACTGCTTGCCGCGCGGTATGACGAGCCGGAACTGGCCAATGCGGGCGGCATCGCGGAACTCCGCTCGAAACTAGCCGGGCAGTACGACACTTTCAGCGACGAGGAAAAAGCATTCTTCGATAACGCCTGCCCGCAGATGAAAATAGTGAAAAGCCCGATCGCCGAACAGCTTCTGGCGATGGGAACCGATGGCGGCGGCAAAGGGTCCGGCTCCGCGAAAGCGGGCGGGTTTACCCCTCTGCATGATGAACACGGCGCGCCGGCGCAGGCACTCGGCGCCGGCGAATGGCAGCGCAGGATGACCGCGCTGCTGCTTATGGCCCGGACCAATTACTCCGGCGCAATACAGGCCGCGTCCAAATACCTGTGGGGCCTGACCGGCGCGTTTGTGGCGGCCGGGCTGATAGCGCTCCTGTTTGAATGTTACGGCTGCGCGCGGTTTGCCGGCTCGGCGCTTTATAAACTGTCGGGCTGGTACCTGATCACGCTGTCGCTGTTATGCGCGGGCTTTCAGGTGATCGCGCAAGCCAACATCATGGGTGAAATCCCCGCGCAGTTCTGGAGCGCGCCGGTCTGCGCGCTGTTAGGCTCCGCCGCGACACTGCATCTGGTGGACATGAATTTTCCGTTTTGGAACCGCACGATGCGGGTCCTGTCCGTGCCGATTCTGTCGGCAGCGGTCGCATACGGCTGGGGCAGCCTGGTGCAAACCGCCGGGCATGTAATCTGACCGGCTTTTTGCTATAGTAAAATGAAAGCTTAAGGGGACAATGTCATGCCAAAATATGAATTCACATCCGAGTTTCTCAAAAAAATTCCGAAAACCGACCTGCACCTGCATCTGGACGGGTCATTGCGGCTGAACACGCTTATAGACCTGTCCAAACAGGAAAAAACGGAACTGCCTTCCTATACCGAAGAAGGCCTGCGCAAACTGGTTTTCAAGGAAGCGTATGAAGACCTGCCGGACTACCTGCACGGGTTTCTGTACACCGGCGCGGTCATGCGCACGGCCGAGAACCTTGAGCGCATCGCATTCGAGCTGGCTCAGGACAATATCGCCGAAGGCGTGCGTTATATCGAGGTGCGGTTCGCGCCGCAGCTGCACGCCACAAAAGAAATGAAAGTGCTGGATGTAATAAAAGCGATCTCGCGCGGGCTTGAAAAAGCCGCCAAGGAACACAATAATTCCGATGCGGTGAAAAACGGAAACGACATTCCGTTCCACT is a window encoding:
- a CDS encoding P-II family nitrogen regulator — translated: MADNENGYVLLKLIVQRKQGERVLQCALKSGAPGVTYYYAQGSGVREKLGILAKLIEAEKMIIEVVDRQDRAELLLDQIIKETSINLPGKGFCYITPVSRVEGFMGGR
- a CDS encoding adenosine deaminase family protein; this translates as MPKYEFTSEFLKKIPKTDLHLHLDGSLRLNTLIDLSKQEKTELPSYTEEGLRKLVFKEAYEDLPDYLHGFLYTGAVMRTAENLERIAFELAQDNIAEGVRYIEVRFAPQLHATKEMKVLDVIKAISRGLEKAAKEHNNSDAVKNGNDIPFHYGLITCAMRRFAKGFAPYFAEILHVLTHAPQEEVFSAASLELARTVTMAVETDNLPIVGFDLAGEEAGYPAVDHKEAYQYCHSHFIRKTVHAGEAYGPESIFQAITQCHANRIGHGTFLFATDRIQDPSIEYPHKYVEDLA